The Tenrec ecaudatus isolate mTenEca1 chromosome 7, mTenEca1.hap1, whole genome shotgun sequence genome window below encodes:
- the PRSS35 gene encoding inactive serine protease 35, translating to MNTILFWLLLSTPAWPLTDGSGKDQDFTWHLRKVPRVFSERTLQLSSPPFEAEAHMALPSGCGIECQKARPAPSLSELEASLSYETVFENGTRTLTTVKVQDLVLEATRNSTTRGAPTRRKRQVYGTDSRFSILDKRFLTNFPFSTAVKLSTGCSGILVSPKHVLTAAHCVHDGRDYIKGSRKLRVGLLKMRNKGGSKRRGGSKRSRREGPPDAHKENPEERARGGRRRQGRGQGQRSPRGRPSFQWTRVKNTHLPRGWVQGKGSAAALDYDYALLELKRAHKKKHMELGISPSVRKMPGGMIHFSGFDNDREDQLVYRFCSVSDESADLFYQYCDAELGSTGSGIYLRLKEAADKKTWMRKVIAVYSGHQWADVHGAQKDYNVAVRITPLKYAQICFWIHGNDANCTYG from the coding sequence ATGAACACTATCCTGTTTTGGTTGCTACTTTCCACTCCTGCCTGGCCCCTCACTGACGGATCTGGGAAGGATCAGGATTTCACGTGGCACTTGAGAAAAGTACCCCGGGTGTTCAGTGAGAGGACTTTGCAGCTCAGCAGCCCACCCTTTGAGGCAGAGGCTCACATGGCGTTACCCAGTGGGTGTGGCATCGAATGCCAGAAAGCACGCCCGGCGCCCAGCCTTTCTGAACTAGAGGCTTCCCTGTCCTATGAGACTGTCTTTGAGAACGGCACTCGGACCTTGACCACAGTAAAAGTTCAGGATTTGGTCCTTGAGGCGACTCGCAATTCCACCACCAGAGGGGCCCCGACGCGGAGGAAGAGACAGGTGTACGGCACAGACAGCAGGTTCAGTATCTTGGACAAAAGATTCTTAACCAATTTCCCTTTCAGCACGGCTGTGAAGCTCTCCACGGGCTGTAGTGGCATTCTGGTCTCCCCTAAGCATGTCCTCACGGCGGCCCACTGCGTTCACGATGGGAGAGACTACATCAAAGGGAGCAGAAAACTCAGGGTGGGGCTGCTGAAGATGAGAAACAAAGGGGGCAGCAAGAGACGTGGGGGCTCAAAGAGGAGCAGGAGAGAAGGCCCCCCTGACGCCCACAAAGAGAACCCAGAGGAGAGAGCCCGGGGTGGCAGGAGGAGACAAGGTCGTGGCCAAGGTCAGCGATCCCCCCGGGGCAGGCCCTCCTTCCAGTGGACCCGGGTCAAGAACACCCATCTTCCCAGAGGCTGGGTCCAAGGGAAGGGGAGCGCCGCTGCCTTGGACTATGACTACGCTCTTCTCGAGCTAAAACGGGCCCACAAAAAGAAACACATGGAACTAGGGATCAGTCCAAGCGTCAGGAAGATGCCGGGTGGGATGATCCACTTCTCGGGATTTGATAATGACCGAGAAGATCAGTTGGTCTACCGGTTTTGCAGCGTGTCCGACGAGTCTGCTGATCTCTTCTATCAATATTGCGATGCGGAGCTGGGCTCCACCGGCTCTGGGATCTACCTGCGTCTAAAGGAGGCGGCCGACAAGAAGACTTGGATGCGCAAAGTCATTGCTGTCTACTCGGGCCACCAGTGGGCGGACGTCCACGGTGCTCAGAAGGATTACAACGTGGCTGTGCGCATCACACCTCTCAAGTATGCTCAGATTTGCTTCTGGATTCATGGGAATGACGCCAATTGCACTTACGGCTAG